The following coding sequences lie in one Numida meleagris isolate 19003 breed g44 Domestic line chromosome Z, NumMel1.0, whole genome shotgun sequence genomic window:
- the LOC110389312 gene encoding aquaporin-7-like isoform X1 has protein sequence MQPHPSEFSSQPCLARCRLEPESKMLEKIQKMLTIRSSSVRELLAEALGMYMLMVLGLSSVAQVVLGKGEFGQYLSINLGFGIGVTMGIHAAGGISGAHLNAAITLTQCILGNLPWRKLPAYLLGQFLGSFLAAATVFGIYYDALYDYTKGNFTVTGPTATASIFSTYPSPYMSFSRSFFTEFMATVMLFLGILAIHDERNNGALKGTQALLTGILVLSIGMGMGMNTGYAINPSRDLPPRIFTAIAGWGVDVFTAGHYWWWVPLVAPTLGSLAGGLIYKLFIDIHNQPVPEHGNEKGQTVLESSTL, from the exons ATGCAGCCACATCCCTCTGAATTCAGTTCTCAACCCTGCCTGGCACG ctgcaggctggagcCGGAGAGCAAAATGCTGGAGAAGATTCAGAAGATGCTGACAATCCGTAGCAGCTCCgtcagggagctgctggctgaagCACTGGGGATGTACATGCTGATG gtCTTGGGCTTGTCCTCTGTGGCACAAGTGGTATtaggaaaaggagaatttgGGCAGTATCTGAGCATCAATTTGGGATTTGGCATTGGGGTCACCATGGGGATCCATGCAGCTGGAGGCATCTCTG GAGCTCATCTGAATGCTGCCATCACGCTCACACAGTGCATTTTAGGAAACCTCCCCTGGAGAAAGCTTCCAGCTTATCTGCTTGGCCAGTTCCTGGGCTCCTTTCTGGCAGCAGCCACTGTCTTTGGCATCTACTATG ATGCACTGTATGACTACACCAAGGGGAATTTTACAGTGACAGGACCAACTGCCACAGCGTCGATCTTCTCCACTTACCCTTCTCCCTATATGTCCTTCTCACGGAGCTTCTTCACAGAG ttTATGGCGACGGTGATGTTGTTCTTGGGCATTTTGGCCATCCATGATGAGAGAAATAATGGAGCCCTGAAAGGCACACAGGCTCTGCTCACGGGTATCCTGGTTCTAAGCAttggcatggggatggggatgaacACAGGCTACGCCATAAACCCCTCCCGGGACCTGCCACCAAGAATCTTCACAGCAATTGCTGGCTGGGGAGTGGATGTCTTCAC gGCTGGACATTACTGGTGGTGGGTCCCACTTGTAGCTCCAACACTGGGAAGTCTTGCTGGTGGTTTAATATACAAACTCTTCATTGATATTCACAATCAACCTGTCCCAGAGcatggaaatgagaaaggacAGACAGTCCTTGAGAGTTCCACGTTGTGA
- the LOC110389312 gene encoding aquaporin-7-like isoform X2, with amino-acid sequence MLEKIQKMLTIRSSSVRELLAEALGMYMLMVLGLSSVAQVVLGKGEFGQYLSINLGFGIGVTMGIHAAGGISGAHLNAAITLTQCILGNLPWRKLPAYLLGQFLGSFLAAATVFGIYYDALYDYTKGNFTVTGPTATASIFSTYPSPYMSFSRSFFTEFMATVMLFLGILAIHDERNNGALKGTQALLTGILVLSIGMGMGMNTGYAINPSRDLPPRIFTAIAGWGVDVFTAGHYWWWVPLVAPTLGSLAGGLIYKLFIDIHNQPVPEHGNEKGQTVLESSTL; translated from the exons ATGCTGGAGAAGATTCAGAAGATGCTGACAATCCGTAGCAGCTCCgtcagggagctgctggctgaagCACTGGGGATGTACATGCTGATG gtCTTGGGCTTGTCCTCTGTGGCACAAGTGGTATtaggaaaaggagaatttgGGCAGTATCTGAGCATCAATTTGGGATTTGGCATTGGGGTCACCATGGGGATCCATGCAGCTGGAGGCATCTCTG GAGCTCATCTGAATGCTGCCATCACGCTCACACAGTGCATTTTAGGAAACCTCCCCTGGAGAAAGCTTCCAGCTTATCTGCTTGGCCAGTTCCTGGGCTCCTTTCTGGCAGCAGCCACTGTCTTTGGCATCTACTATG ATGCACTGTATGACTACACCAAGGGGAATTTTACAGTGACAGGACCAACTGCCACAGCGTCGATCTTCTCCACTTACCCTTCTCCCTATATGTCCTTCTCACGGAGCTTCTTCACAGAG ttTATGGCGACGGTGATGTTGTTCTTGGGCATTTTGGCCATCCATGATGAGAGAAATAATGGAGCCCTGAAAGGCACACAGGCTCTGCTCACGGGTATCCTGGTTCTAAGCAttggcatggggatggggatgaacACAGGCTACGCCATAAACCCCTCCCGGGACCTGCCACCAAGAATCTTCACAGCAATTGCTGGCTGGGGAGTGGATGTCTTCAC gGCTGGACATTACTGGTGGTGGGTCCCACTTGTAGCTCCAACACTGGGAAGTCTTGCTGGTGGTTTAATATACAAACTCTTCATTGATATTCACAATCAACCTGTCCCAGAGcatggaaatgagaaaggacAGACAGTCCTTGAGAGTTCCACGTTGTGA
- the TPGS2 gene encoding tubulin polyglutamylase complex subunit 2 isoform X1, with product MEEKLSAGIRPHLDKLTLGVTRILETSPGVCDVTLVEKEPADRHAIISWEQKNSCILPEDLKNFYLMTDGFQMTWSVKIDDTPMPLGSMVINSISKLCRLGGSSMYTVPNAPSLADLEDDADEEGNEDKPEKPHFDSRSLIFELDPCNGNGKVCLVYKHTKPVVSPDTEIWFLDRALYWHFLTKTFTAYYRLLITHLGLPQWQYAFTSYGVSPQAKQWFNMYKPITINTTLLSEEADSFVNKLDPNKVFKSKNKTPVMKKKQPSQPAGVQKSNTSMPSTKTSSLAGNSSRKRDSQI from the exons ATGGAGGAGAAGCTCTCCGCCGGCATCAGGCCCCACCTGGACAAGCTCACCCTGGGGGTGACGCGGATCCTGG aaacTTCACCAGGTGTTTGTGACGTGACATTAGTGGAAAAAGAGCCAGCTGATCGCCATGCAATTATTTCATGGGAGCAA AAAAACTCCTGCATATTGCCAGAGGATTTAAAGAACTTCTATCTGATGACTGATGGCTTCCAGATGACCTGGAGTGTAAAAATTGATG ATACCCCAATGCCTCTGGGCTCCATGGTGATTAATAGTATTTCGAAGCTTTGTCGGCTTGGAGGTTCTTCCATGTACACCGTGCCTAATGCACCATCTCTCGCTGATCTGGAAGATGATGCAGATGAGGAGG gtAACGAAGACAAGCCAGAGAAGCCACACTTTGATTCTCGTAGTCTTATTTTTGAATTAGACCCATGCAATGGGAATGGGAAAGTTTGTCTTGTTTATAAGCACACTAAACCAG TTGTGTCCCCAGACACAGAGATATGGTTCCTAGACAGAGCTCTGTATTGGCATTTCCTTACCAAAACCTTCACAGCCTACTACCGCCTGCTCATCACTCACCTGGGTCTCCCACAGTGGCAGTATGCCTTCACCAGCTATGGAGTCAGCCCTCAAGCCAAG CAATGGTTTAACATGTATAAACCCATAACAATCAACACAACTCTTCTCTCTGAAGAAGCTGATTCCTTTGTAAACAAGCTGGACCCCaataaagtatttaaaagcaagaacaaaactccagtgatgaaaaagaaacaaccttCCCAGCCAGCAGGTGTCCAAAAGAGCAACACTAGCATGCCCTCCACCAAGACTTCCTCACTAGCTGGGAATTCTTCAAGGAAGCGAGACTCACAGATCTGA
- the TPGS2 gene encoding tubulin polyglutamylase complex subunit 2 isoform X2 — MKTPTEVKEAVALYIFTAEKNSCILPEDLKNFYLMTDGFQMTWSVKIDDTPMPLGSMVINSISKLCRLGGSSMYTVPNAPSLADLEDDADEEGNEDKPEKPHFDSRSLIFELDPCNGNGKVCLVYKHTKPVVSPDTEIWFLDRALYWHFLTKTFTAYYRLLITHLGLPQWQYAFTSYGVSPQAKQWFNMYKPITINTTLLSEEADSFVNKLDPNKVFKSKNKTPVMKKKQPSQPAGVQKSNTSMPSTKTSSLAGNSSRKRDSQI; from the exons ATGAAAACACCCACTGAAGTCAAGGAAGCTGTTGCCCtatatatttttacagctgAG AAAAACTCCTGCATATTGCCAGAGGATTTAAAGAACTTCTATCTGATGACTGATGGCTTCCAGATGACCTGGAGTGTAAAAATTGATG ATACCCCAATGCCTCTGGGCTCCATGGTGATTAATAGTATTTCGAAGCTTTGTCGGCTTGGAGGTTCTTCCATGTACACCGTGCCTAATGCACCATCTCTCGCTGATCTGGAAGATGATGCAGATGAGGAGG gtAACGAAGACAAGCCAGAGAAGCCACACTTTGATTCTCGTAGTCTTATTTTTGAATTAGACCCATGCAATGGGAATGGGAAAGTTTGTCTTGTTTATAAGCACACTAAACCAG TTGTGTCCCCAGACACAGAGATATGGTTCCTAGACAGAGCTCTGTATTGGCATTTCCTTACCAAAACCTTCACAGCCTACTACCGCCTGCTCATCACTCACCTGGGTCTCCCACAGTGGCAGTATGCCTTCACCAGCTATGGAGTCAGCCCTCAAGCCAAG CAATGGTTTAACATGTATAAACCCATAACAATCAACACAACTCTTCTCTCTGAAGAAGCTGATTCCTTTGTAAACAAGCTGGACCCCaataaagtatttaaaagcaagaacaaaactccagtgatgaaaaagaaacaaccttCCCAGCCAGCAGGTGTCCAAAAGAGCAACACTAGCATGCCCTCCACCAAGACTTCCTCACTAGCTGGGAATTCTTCAAGGAAGCGAGACTCACAGATCTGA
- the TPGS2 gene encoding tubulin polyglutamylase complex subunit 2 isoform X3: MEEKLSAGIRPHLDKLTLGVTRILETSPGVCDVTLVEKEPADRHAIISWEQKNSCILPEDLKNFYLMTDGFQMTWSVKIDDTPMPLGSMVINSISKLCRLGGSSMYTVPNAPSLADLEDDADEEGNEDKPEKPHFDSRSLIFELDPCNGNGKVCLVYKHTKPVVSPDTEIWFLDRALYWHFLTKTFTAYYRLLITHLGLPQWQYAFTSYGVSPQAKQVVEAN, translated from the exons ATGGAGGAGAAGCTCTCCGCCGGCATCAGGCCCCACCTGGACAAGCTCACCCTGGGGGTGACGCGGATCCTGG aaacTTCACCAGGTGTTTGTGACGTGACATTAGTGGAAAAAGAGCCAGCTGATCGCCATGCAATTATTTCATGGGAGCAA AAAAACTCCTGCATATTGCCAGAGGATTTAAAGAACTTCTATCTGATGACTGATGGCTTCCAGATGACCTGGAGTGTAAAAATTGATG ATACCCCAATGCCTCTGGGCTCCATGGTGATTAATAGTATTTCGAAGCTTTGTCGGCTTGGAGGTTCTTCCATGTACACCGTGCCTAATGCACCATCTCTCGCTGATCTGGAAGATGATGCAGATGAGGAGG gtAACGAAGACAAGCCAGAGAAGCCACACTTTGATTCTCGTAGTCTTATTTTTGAATTAGACCCATGCAATGGGAATGGGAAAGTTTGTCTTGTTTATAAGCACACTAAACCAG TTGTGTCCCCAGACACAGAGATATGGTTCCTAGACAGAGCTCTGTATTGGCATTTCCTTACCAAAACCTTCACAGCCTACTACCGCCTGCTCATCACTCACCTGGGTCTCCCACAGTGGCAGTATGCCTTCACCAGCTATGGAGTCAGCCCTCAAGCCAAG CAGGTGGTGGAAGCTAATTAA